One genomic segment of Streptomyces sp. NBC_00239 includes these proteins:
- a CDS encoding isopenicillin N synthase family dioxygenase, producing MPSAHLSPETPLPVLDLSRADDPAQREAFRKELHAAARDSGFLHLTGHGVTAAESARILDLTRQFFALPEADRLAVSNLNSPHFRGYTRIGHELTGGASDWRDQLDVGAERPAPAVGPHDPAYLWLEGPNQWPAALPELRPVVLEWQARLAAVAHRLLRELLGSIGAPEDFFDAAFADRPHLHTKLIRYPGSAPSGADQGVGAHKDYGFLTLLLQDEVGGLQVVRDGGFLDVPPLPGAFVVNLGELLEIATEGYLVATDHRVVSPPGATERFSVPFFYNPRLDAVIDTVPGDYLADAPGVAHDASNPLHAEYGRNELKGWVRAHPGVARRHHPELVPHP from the coding sequence ATGCCGTCCGCGCACCTCTCTCCCGAGACCCCTCTTCCCGTGCTCGACCTGTCCCGGGCCGACGACCCGGCCCAGCGCGAGGCCTTCCGCAAGGAACTGCACGCCGCCGCCCGGGACTCCGGATTCCTGCACCTGACCGGCCATGGCGTCACCGCCGCCGAGTCCGCCCGGATCCTGGACCTGACCAGGCAGTTCTTCGCCCTGCCGGAAGCCGACCGGCTCGCTGTCAGCAATCTGAACTCGCCGCACTTCCGTGGGTACACCCGGATCGGCCACGAGCTGACCGGCGGCGCTTCGGACTGGCGGGACCAGCTGGACGTGGGCGCGGAGCGGCCGGCTCCGGCGGTGGGGCCGCACGACCCCGCGTACCTGTGGCTGGAGGGCCCCAACCAGTGGCCGGCGGCCCTGCCCGAGCTGCGGCCGGTGGTGCTGGAGTGGCAGGCACGGCTGGCGGCGGTGGCGCACCGGCTGCTGCGCGAGCTGCTCGGCTCGATCGGGGCCCCGGAGGACTTCTTCGACGCGGCCTTCGCGGACCGGCCGCACCTGCACACCAAGCTGATCCGGTACCCGGGGTCGGCGCCCTCGGGGGCGGACCAGGGGGTGGGCGCGCACAAGGACTACGGCTTCCTGACGCTGCTGCTCCAGGACGAGGTGGGCGGGCTCCAGGTGGTGCGGGACGGAGGCTTCCTGGACGTGCCGCCGCTGCCGGGCGCGTTCGTGGTGAACCTGGGCGAGCTGCTGGAGATCGCGACCGAGGGGTACCTGGTGGCCACCGACCACCGGGTGGTGAGCCCGCCCGGTGCGACGGAACGTTTCTCTGTGCCGTTCTTCTACAACCCGCGGCTCGATGCGGTGATCGATACGGTGCCGGGTGACTACCTTGCGGATGCGCCGGGTGTGGCGCACGACGCGTCCAATCCGCTGCACGCGGAGTACGGGCGCAACGAGCTGAAGGGCTGGGTCCGAGCCCACCCCGGCGTGGCCCGCCGCCACCACCCGGAGCTCGTCCCCCACCCCTGA
- a CDS encoding carbohydrate ABC transporter permease, producing the protein MPTVTPATPAGRERRRRRAVAAAFLLPSLVLLGALVVHPIGYSVYRSLYDRSGDSFAGLANYAELWHDEAIRTALRNTALWAVLAPSVATALGLVFAVLTERVRWGTAFKLVVFMPMAISMLAAGIVFRLVYEQDPDRGVANAVLVGVHDTFAPASAFPKARPGRDSPLRAEPGGGYITADPVRAGVPALLPLVGVAPDVLPEGTRPARPAAADPGRVTGTAWQDFARGGGGRPGALDAREPGYAGMRVEAVRDGRVVDTARARPDGTFTLSAKADGALLRLPASNFAEPYAGVAWLGPTLVTPAVIGAYVWMWAGFAMVLIGAGLAAVPRELLEAARVDGANEWQVFRRITVPLLAPVLAVVLVTLVINVMKIFDLVFVIAPGSVQDDANVLALQLYRTSFGTDADQGVGSAIAVVLLVLVVPVMLINIRRMRKEASR; encoded by the coding sequence ATGCCCACGGTGACGCCGGCGACCCCCGCCGGCCGGGAGCGTCGGCGCCGGAGGGCCGTCGCGGCGGCCTTCCTGCTGCCCTCGCTGGTGCTGCTGGGCGCGCTGGTCGTGCACCCCATCGGCTATTCGGTGTACCGGAGCCTCTACGACCGTTCCGGCGACTCCTTCGCGGGGCTGGCCAACTACGCGGAGCTGTGGCACGACGAGGCCATCCGCACCGCGCTGCGCAACACCGCGCTGTGGGCGGTGCTGGCTCCGTCGGTCGCGACCGCGCTGGGCCTGGTCTTCGCGGTGCTGACGGAACGGGTGCGCTGGGGCACCGCGTTCAAGCTGGTGGTGTTCATGCCGATGGCGATCTCGATGCTGGCCGCCGGGATCGTCTTCCGCCTGGTCTACGAGCAGGACCCGGACCGGGGCGTCGCCAACGCCGTCCTGGTGGGCGTCCACGACACGTTCGCCCCGGCCTCGGCCTTCCCCAAGGCCCGGCCGGGCCGCGACTCGCCGCTGCGCGCGGAGCCGGGCGGCGGCTACATCACGGCGGATCCGGTACGGGCCGGGGTGCCGGCGCTGCTGCCGCTGGTCGGGGTGGCCCCGGACGTGCTGCCGGAGGGCACCCGGCCGGCCCGCCCGGCGGCCGCGGACCCCGGCCGGGTGACGGGCACGGCCTGGCAGGACTTCGCCCGCGGCGGCGGGGGCCGGCCGGGCGCCCTGGACGCGCGCGAACCGGGGTACGCGGGCATGCGGGTGGAGGCCGTGCGCGACGGCCGGGTGGTGGACACCGCGCGGGCCCGCCCGGACGGCACCTTCACCCTGTCGGCGAAGGCGGACGGCGCGCTGCTGCGGCTGCCCGCCTCCAACTTCGCGGAGCCGTACGCGGGCGTGGCCTGGCTGGGCCCGACGCTGGTCACCCCGGCGGTGATCGGCGCGTATGTGTGGATGTGGGCGGGGTTCGCGATGGTGCTGATCGGGGCGGGGCTGGCGGCCGTGCCCCGGGAGCTGCTGGAGGCGGCGCGGGTGGACGGGGCGAACGAGTGGCAGGTGTTCCGCCGGATCACGGTGCCGCTGCTGGCGCCGGTGCTCGCGGTGGTGCTGGTCACGCTGGTCATCAACGTCATGAAGATCTTCGACCTGGTCTTCGTGATCGCGCCCGGTTCGGTGCAGGACGACGCGAACGTGCTGGCGCTCCAGCTGTACCGGACCTCGTTCGGCACGGACGCCGACCAGGGCGTGGGCTCGGCGATCGCGGTCGTGCTGCTGGTGCTGGTGGTGCCGGTGATGCTGATCAACATCCGGCGGATGCGGAAGGAGGCCTCCCGATGA
- a CDS encoding serine/threonine-protein kinase: MARKIGSRYTAHQILGRGSAGTVWLGDGPDGPVAIKLLREDLASDQELVGRFVQERSALLGLDHPQVVGVRDLVVDGNDLALVMDLVRGTDLRTRLDRERRLAPEAAVAIVADIADGLAVAHAAGVVHRDVKPENVLLDMQGPIGPGGAHPALLTDFGVAKLIDSPRRTGPPATGTRTRIIGTPDYLAPEIVEGLPPRAAVDIYALATVLYELLAGFTPFGGGHPGAVLRRHVTETVVPLPGIPDELWQLIVQCLAKAPASRLRASELSVRLRELLPLLAGMPPLDVDEPDDLETAESADPAQDAGEAAASDTPARRRGAVPLVPGGSLDSSRDTHTSMRVPGPDELAGGALGTARVPRPTGAPRPGSARHRAEAVRKRRLVLGAAAVALAGVLGLGAWLATSPDEPPAQDNRQSVPITP, translated from the coding sequence GTGGCACGGAAGATCGGCAGCCGGTACACCGCTCACCAGATCCTTGGACGCGGCAGCGCCGGCACGGTATGGCTGGGCGACGGACCCGACGGGCCCGTCGCGATCAAACTGCTGCGCGAAGACCTCGCGTCCGACCAGGAGCTCGTGGGGCGGTTCGTCCAGGAGCGCAGCGCGCTGCTCGGACTCGACCACCCGCAGGTGGTCGGGGTCCGCGACCTCGTCGTGGACGGAAACGACCTCGCGCTCGTCATGGACCTCGTCCGCGGCACCGACCTGCGCACCCGACTCGACCGCGAACGCCGCCTCGCCCCCGAGGCCGCCGTGGCGATCGTCGCCGACATCGCCGACGGCCTCGCCGTCGCGCACGCGGCCGGCGTCGTGCACCGCGACGTCAAGCCGGAGAACGTCCTGCTGGACATGCAGGGGCCGATCGGCCCCGGCGGCGCGCACCCCGCGCTCCTCACCGACTTCGGCGTCGCCAAGCTGATCGACTCGCCGCGCCGGACCGGACCGCCGGCCACCGGCACCCGCACCCGCATCATCGGCACCCCCGACTACCTCGCCCCCGAGATCGTCGAGGGCCTGCCGCCCCGCGCCGCCGTCGACATCTACGCCCTCGCCACCGTGCTGTACGAGCTGCTCGCCGGGTTCACGCCCTTCGGCGGCGGCCACCCGGGCGCCGTGCTGCGCCGCCACGTCACCGAGACGGTCGTCCCGCTGCCCGGCATCCCCGACGAGCTGTGGCAGCTGATCGTGCAGTGCCTGGCCAAGGCCCCGGCCTCCCGGCTGCGCGCCTCGGAGCTCTCCGTACGGCTGCGCGAGCTGCTGCCGCTGCTGGCCGGGATGCCGCCGCTCGACGTGGACGAGCCCGACGACCTGGAGACGGCCGAGTCCGCCGACCCGGCGCAGGACGCGGGCGAGGCGGCCGCCTCGGACACGCCGGCCCGGCGCCGGGGGGCGGTCCCGCTGGTGCCGGGGGGTTCGCTGGACTCCAGCCGTGACACGCACACGTCGATGCGGGTGCCGGGGCCGGACGAGCTGGCGGGCGGCGCGCTCGGTACGGCGCGGGTGCCGCGTCCCACCGGGGCGCCGCGGCCCGGGTCCGCCCGGCACCGGGCGGAGGCCGTCCGCAAGCGGCGCCTCGTCCTGGGGGCGGCGGCCGTTGCCCTCGCGGGCGTCCTCGGCCTCGGTGCCTGGCTGGCGACCTCCCCCGACGAACCGCCCGCCCAGGACAACAGGCAGTCCGTCCCGATCACCCCTTGA
- a CDS encoding ABC transporter substrate-binding protein: MRTSRAGTWTALGMAGALALTACGDGGDDGGGEPTGSTGATAGATVVLPRLAGEKISVAAVWTGPEQENFTKVLKEFEKRTGATVSFVPAQDPIVNFLGTKIAGGQPPDVALLPQAGALVQAVKKKWAQPLGPEARAQLDAGYAEGWKRLGSVDGTPYGVYFKAANKSLVWYNAKAFEDAGAEVPGTWKEFLATADTISASGTAPVSVGGADGWTLTDWFENVYLSQAGPEKYDRLARHEIKWTDPSVAAALTALGELFGRKDFLAGGQSGALATEFPKSVTQTFTGGDRPAAAMVFEGDFVAVNIAQAGAEIGKDAKVFPFPAVGAKAPVVSGGDVAVALKPSKGAQALLTFLASPDAATVWARQGGFLSPNKKVDPAAYPNDIQRRIAQALIAAGDDFRFDMSDQAPAAFGGTPGAGEWKALQDFLRNPKDIAGTQRRLEADAAKAWGSGPATGGQ, from the coding sequence ATGCGTACGAGCAGGGCAGGGACGTGGACGGCGCTGGGCATGGCCGGCGCGCTGGCGCTCACCGCGTGCGGCGACGGCGGGGACGACGGCGGCGGCGAGCCCACCGGGAGCACCGGCGCCACGGCCGGCGCCACGGTGGTGTTACCCCGGCTCGCCGGGGAGAAGATTTCGGTCGCGGCCGTGTGGACCGGGCCCGAGCAGGAGAACTTCACGAAGGTCCTGAAGGAGTTCGAGAAGCGCACCGGCGCCACGGTCTCCTTCGTGCCCGCCCAGGACCCGATCGTCAACTTCCTCGGTACGAAGATCGCGGGCGGTCAGCCGCCGGACGTGGCCCTGCTGCCGCAGGCCGGGGCGCTCGTACAGGCCGTGAAGAAGAAGTGGGCGCAGCCGCTGGGACCGGAGGCGCGGGCGCAGCTCGACGCCGGGTACGCGGAGGGCTGGAAGCGGCTCGGCTCGGTCGACGGGACCCCGTACGGCGTGTACTTCAAGGCCGCCAACAAGTCGCTGGTCTGGTACAACGCGAAGGCGTTCGAGGACGCGGGAGCCGAGGTCCCGGGGACGTGGAAGGAGTTCCTCGCGACGGCCGACACGATCTCGGCCTCCGGCACCGCCCCGGTCTCGGTGGGCGGCGCGGACGGCTGGACGCTGACGGACTGGTTCGAGAACGTCTACCTCTCGCAGGCCGGCCCGGAGAAGTACGACCGGCTGGCCCGGCACGAGATCAAGTGGACCGATCCGAGCGTGGCGGCGGCCCTCACCGCGCTCGGCGAACTGTTCGGCCGCAAGGACTTCCTGGCGGGCGGTCAGAGCGGTGCGCTGGCGACGGAGTTCCCGAAGTCGGTGACGCAGACCTTCACGGGCGGCGACCGGCCGGCGGCCGCGATGGTCTTCGAGGGGGACTTCGTCGCCGTCAACATCGCGCAGGCCGGAGCGGAGATCGGCAAGGACGCCAAGGTGTTCCCGTTCCCTGCGGTCGGGGCGAAGGCCCCGGTGGTGTCGGGCGGTGACGTGGCCGTGGCGCTGAAGCCGTCCAAGGGCGCGCAGGCCCTGCTGACCTTCCTGGCGTCCCCGGACGCGGCGACGGTCTGGGCCCGGCAGGGCGGTTTCCTCTCGCCGAACAAGAAGGTCGATCCGGCGGCCTATCCCAACGACATCCAGCGCCGCATCGCGCAGGCCCTGATCGCGGCGGGCGACGACTTCCGCTTCGACATGTCGGACCAGGCGCCGGCCGCGTTCGGCGGCACCCCGGGCGCGGGCGAGTGGAAGGCGCTCCAGGACTTCCTGCGGAACCCGAAGGACATCGCGGGCACCCAGCGGCGGCTGGAGGCCGACGCGGCCAAGGCCTGGGGATCCGGGCCCGCCACGGGCGGGCAGTGA
- a CDS encoding FHA domain-containing protein, whose amino-acid sequence MQIRLTVLGPRSGHLSASARCDVLVTAPAGTPLAAVASGLASTVAGPDTGGTVVLYAGPERLDPQRHTLGEPPLVDGAVLALHTPVAEESPAVGSAAQLHVVAGPDAGGVHLLHGGQIRIGRSAEADVPLDDPDVSRLHCAVTVGEDGRVAVADLGSTNGTALDGQPVGTRPVPLAPGALLSVGESTLRLVSAAPAATRAVAPDLEGHLRVAPPGPAERPPVAAGPQHPARPVHPVRPAGEPPAPAPASPAAGPEAYETSGGPRRRGPVAWARRAFGRDELPGGEAEYPEPAPERRAAVPDGRPDPAALLLAALGPGPLLWERGPGHPEALLVRLGNGCAVPLRETGSLGLAGPRERLLGLARSVIAQLAALHGPQDLELVLISTDRVRPVAERRADWGWLGWLPQVRPAHGQDCRLLLAYDKDQAAARTAELTRRLDDGPLGPGWASADRTAVARARADYRGPHTVVVLDGDPGPGPLRDTVARLAGHGPAAGIHLICLAEAPAASPASPVSETYEAACAGSPAFRECGTAAVLSGDVATALRVLPVAGGRPAGHGETITADAVSAAWAERFARALAPLRAEGAEPGPRRPAAAALPGTARLLDELGLARATPASLMARWAAATDQGQSVGGLAEVVLGTGRGGPVGAELVADGPHLLIEGPAGSGRTELLRSVAASLSAAARPDRLGLVLLDGAGGERGEGLLPCTELPHVSAHLVASDPLRMREFAQALGAELKRRAELLDGVPFAQWHAQREVAGRMIAPRPPSPAELRGDLDPQRTGTLRLRAGTVRSDPAGPTPLPRLVVLVDDFDALVAPGLGSTGRPSAGSVVRALEAVARDGGLLGVHLVATTARPDRTADTELARLATLRVELAAPPSGAASPDQPVAGRGLLRHADGRSLPFQGGRVTGRIPRTATLRPTVVPIEWERMGDPPARRPVRELGNGPTDLALLASALDRASHLVAAVPVLFPPTP is encoded by the coding sequence ATGCAGATCCGGCTGACCGTCCTCGGGCCGCGCAGCGGCCACCTGAGCGCGAGCGCGCGCTGCGATGTGCTGGTCACGGCGCCGGCCGGCACTCCGCTGGCCGCGGTGGCCTCCGGGCTCGCCTCGACCGTCGCCGGACCCGACACGGGCGGCACCGTCGTGCTGTACGCGGGCCCCGAGCGCCTCGACCCGCAGCGCCACACCCTGGGCGAACCACCCCTCGTCGACGGCGCCGTCCTCGCCCTGCACACCCCCGTGGCCGAGGAGTCCCCCGCGGTCGGCTCGGCCGCCCAGCTGCACGTGGTCGCGGGCCCGGACGCCGGCGGCGTTCACCTGCTGCACGGCGGACAGATCCGGATCGGGCGCTCCGCCGAGGCCGACGTGCCGCTGGACGACCCGGACGTGTCCCGGCTGCACTGCGCGGTGACCGTCGGCGAGGACGGCCGGGTGGCGGTCGCCGACCTCGGCTCCACCAACGGCACCGCCCTCGACGGACAGCCCGTCGGCACGCGCCCGGTGCCGCTCGCCCCGGGCGCCCTGCTGTCGGTGGGCGAGTCCACGCTGCGCCTGGTGTCCGCCGCCCCCGCCGCCACCCGGGCCGTCGCCCCCGACCTGGAGGGCCACCTGCGGGTGGCCCCGCCGGGACCGGCCGAGCGGCCCCCGGTCGCGGCCGGTCCGCAGCACCCGGCACGGCCCGTACACCCCGTACGTCCCGCGGGGGAGCCGCCCGCCCCGGCCCCCGCGTCCCCCGCCGCCGGCCCCGAGGCGTACGAGACCTCCGGCGGACCGCGGCGGCGCGGTCCGGTGGCCTGGGCGCGGCGCGCCTTCGGGCGCGACGAGCTGCCCGGCGGCGAGGCGGAGTACCCCGAGCCGGCCCCCGAGCGGCGGGCGGCCGTGCCGGACGGCCGGCCCGACCCGGCGGCCCTGCTGCTGGCCGCACTCGGCCCCGGCCCGCTGCTGTGGGAGCGCGGCCCCGGCCACCCCGAGGCCCTGCTGGTCCGTCTCGGCAACGGCTGCGCGGTCCCGCTCCGGGAGACCGGCTCCCTGGGGCTGGCCGGGCCGCGGGAGCGGCTGCTGGGCCTGGCCCGCTCGGTGATCGCCCAGCTGGCCGCGCTGCACGGCCCGCAGGATCTGGAGCTCGTCCTCATCAGCACCGACCGGGTGCGCCCGGTCGCCGAGCGGCGGGCCGACTGGGGCTGGCTGGGCTGGCTCCCCCAGGTGCGCCCGGCGCACGGCCAGGACTGCCGGCTGCTGCTCGCGTACGACAAGGACCAGGCGGCCGCCCGGACCGCCGAGCTGACCCGGCGGCTCGACGACGGCCCGCTGGGCCCCGGCTGGGCCTCGGCCGACCGGACCGCGGTCGCCCGGGCCCGCGCGGACTACCGCGGCCCGCACACGGTGGTCGTCCTCGACGGCGACCCCGGCCCGGGCCCGCTGCGCGACACGGTGGCCCGGCTGGCCGGGCACGGACCGGCCGCCGGCATCCATCTGATCTGCCTCGCGGAGGCCCCCGCCGCCTCCCCCGCCTCGCCGGTCTCGGAGACGTACGAGGCGGCCTGCGCCGGCTCGCCCGCCTTCCGCGAGTGCGGTACGGCCGCCGTGCTCAGCGGCGATGTGGCCACCGCCCTGCGGGTGCTGCCGGTGGCCGGCGGCCGGCCGGCCGGGCACGGCGAGACCATCACCGCCGACGCGGTGTCGGCCGCCTGGGCCGAGCGGTTCGCCCGCGCCCTGGCGCCGCTGCGCGCGGAGGGCGCCGAGCCGGGTCCGCGGCGGCCGGCCGCCGCCGCACTGCCGGGCACGGCCCGGCTCCTCGACGAGCTGGGCCTGGCCCGGGCCACCCCGGCCTCGCTGATGGCCCGCTGGGCGGCCGCGACCGACCAGGGGCAGAGCGTGGGCGGGCTGGCCGAGGTGGTCCTCGGCACCGGCCGCGGCGGCCCGGTCGGCGCCGAACTCGTCGCCGACGGCCCGCACCTGCTGATCGAGGGGCCGGCCGGCAGCGGCCGGACCGAGCTGCTGCGCTCGGTCGCGGCCTCGCTGTCCGCGGCGGCCCGGCCGGACCGGCTGGGCCTGGTCCTGCTGGACGGGGCGGGCGGCGAGCGCGGCGAGGGGCTGCTGCCCTGCACGGAGCTGCCGCACGTCTCGGCGCACCTGGTGGCGTCCGATCCGCTGCGGATGCGGGAGTTCGCGCAGGCGCTGGGCGCGGAGCTGAAGCGGCGCGCGGAGCTGCTGGACGGGGTGCCGTTCGCGCAGTGGCACGCGCAGCGCGAGGTGGCCGGGCGGATGATCGCACCGCGGCCGCCCAGTCCGGCGGAGCTGCGCGGCGATCTCGACCCGCAGCGCACCGGCACCCTGCGGCTGCGGGCCGGGACGGTCCGCTCCGATCCGGCCGGCCCGACCCCGCTGCCGCGGCTGGTGGTGCTGGTCGACGACTTCGACGCGCTGGTGGCGCCGGGGCTGGGCAGTACGGGCCGCCCGTCGGCCGGTTCGGTGGTCCGGGCGCTGGAGGCGGTGGCCCGGGACGGCGGCCTGCTGGGCGTGCACCTGGTGGCCACGACGGCCCGCCCGGACCGGACCGCGGACACCGAGCTGGCGCGGCTCGCGACGCTGCGGGTGGAGCTCGCCGCGCCGCCGTCGGGCGCGGCGTCCCCGGACCAGCCGGTGGCGGGCCGCGGCCTGCTGCGGCACGCGGACGGCCGGAGCCTGCCGTTCCAGGGCGGCCGGGTGACCGGCCGGATTCCGCGCACGGCGACGCTCCGGCCCACGGTGGTGCCGATCGAGTGGGAGCGGATGGGAGATCCGCCGGCTCGCCGCCCGGTGCGCGAGCTGGGGAACGGGCCGACCGATCTGGCGCTGCTCGCCAGCGCGCTGGACCGGGCATCGCACCTGGTCGCGGCCGTGCCGGTGCTGTTCCCTCCCACCCCCTGA
- the prfB gene encoding peptide chain release factor 2 yields MAVVDVSEELKSLSSTMGSIEAVLDLDKLRADIAVLEEQAAAPSLWDDPEAAQKITSKLSHLQAEVRKTETLRGRIDDLAVLFELAQEMDDADTLAEAEAELVSVRKALDEMEVRTLLSGEYAEREALVNIRAEAGGVDASDFAERLQRMYLRWAERHGYPTEVYETSYAEEAGIKSTTFVVKAPYAYGTLSVEQGTHRLVRISPFDNQGRRQTSFAGVEVLPVVETSDHVEIDEGELRIDVYRASGPGGQGVNTTDSAVRITHLPTGIVVSCQNERSQIQNKASAMNVLQAKLLERRRQEEQARMDALKDGGSSWGNQMRSYVLHPYQMVKDLRTEFEVGNPQAVLDGEIDGFLEAGIRWRKQQETAS; encoded by the coding sequence GTGGCAGTCGTCGATGTTTCCGAAGAGCTGAAGTCCCTCTCCTCGACCATGGGGTCGATCGAGGCCGTCCTGGACCTCGACAAGCTGAGGGCAGACATTGCCGTGCTCGAGGAGCAGGCCGCGGCGCCGTCCCTGTGGGACGACCCGGAGGCTGCCCAGAAGATCACGAGCAAGCTTTCGCACCTCCAGGCGGAGGTCCGCAAGACCGAGACCCTGCGCGGCCGCATCGACGACCTCGCGGTCCTCTTCGAGCTCGCCCAGGAGATGGACGACGCGGACACGCTGGCCGAGGCGGAGGCCGAGCTGGTCTCCGTCCGCAAGGCGCTGGACGAGATGGAGGTCCGCACCCTGCTCTCCGGCGAGTACGCCGAGCGCGAGGCGCTGGTCAACATCCGCGCCGAGGCCGGCGGCGTCGACGCCTCCGACTTCGCCGAGCGCCTCCAGCGCATGTACCTGCGCTGGGCCGAGCGGCACGGCTACCCCACCGAGGTGTACGAGACCTCGTACGCGGAAGAGGCCGGCATCAAGTCGACCACCTTCGTCGTCAAGGCTCCGTACGCCTACGGAACCCTCTCCGTCGAGCAGGGCACCCACCGCCTCGTGCGGATCTCGCCCTTCGACAACCAGGGCCGCCGCCAGACCTCCTTCGCGGGCGTCGAGGTGCTCCCGGTCGTCGAGACCAGCGACCACGTCGAGATCGACGAGGGCGAGCTGCGCATCGACGTGTACCGCGCTTCCGGCCCCGGCGGCCAGGGCGTCAACACCACCGACTCGGCCGTGCGCATCACGCACCTGCCGACCGGCATCGTCGTCTCCTGCCAGAACGAGCGCTCGCAGATCCAGAACAAGGCCAGCGCCATGAACGTCCTCCAGGCCAAGCTGCTGGAGCGGCGCCGCCAGGAGGAGCAGGCCAGGATGGACGCCCTCAAGGACGGCGGCAGCTCCTGGGGCAACCAGATGCGCTCCTACGTCCTGCACCCGTACCAGATGGTCAAGGACCTGCGCACCGAGTTCGAGGTCGGCAACCCGCAGGCCGTGCTCGACGGCGAGATCGACGGCTTCCTGGAGGCCGGCATCCGCTGGCGCAAGCAGCAGGAGACCGCGAGCTGA
- a CDS encoding serine/threonine-protein kinase: MRPVGSKYLLEEQLGRGATGTVWRARQREAAGAEAAVAGQPGETVAIKVLKEELANDADIVMRFLRERSVLLRLTHPNIVRTRDLVVEGDLLALVMDLIDGPDLHKYIRQNGPFTPVAASLLTAQIADALAASHADGVVHRDLKPANVLLDESDGQMRPMLTDFGIARLADSPGLTRTHEFVGTPAYVAPESAEGRPQTSAVDIYGAGILLYELVTGRPPFAGGTALEVLHRHLSEDPQRPSTTPEPLWTVIERCLRKEPGERPSAVSLARALRVVAAGIGVHSSAAEVEAALGVGALLAPDPSPAPVPETPGAADPTQVLSSGVGAGGPMGAYDPNAMTSVMPPVGGDDATSVLPHAANAGPGAADPTAVMPPVQHPDAPHPWQSQLQGVRDRNEQTQVQYLDPSEDPLRRRPQRRPQQPQQQPPQPQYRQQPQQPPRPPQQQPYQQGPAPQQSGYPYPPPQQQYQQPQHQPQYQQPQPPPQQYQQPPQMQRPQQHQPQPYSAPPQHQQPQRPQPPAPRAPREPRPRSANPMRIPGLGCLKGCLFLVLLFFVGGWLVWELTPLQEWIGTGKSWWDQIGAWTSGVGDLIGKIKT; the protein is encoded by the coding sequence GTGCGGCCGGTAGGCAGCAAGTACCTGCTCGAAGAGCAGCTCGGGCGCGGCGCCACGGGCACCGTCTGGCGTGCGCGCCAGCGTGAGGCCGCCGGCGCCGAGGCGGCCGTGGCCGGACAGCCCGGCGAGACCGTCGCCATCAAGGTGCTCAAGGAAGAGCTCGCGAACGACGCGGACATCGTGATGCGCTTCCTGCGGGAGCGCTCGGTGCTGCTGCGCCTGACGCACCCCAACATCGTGCGCACCCGCGACCTGGTGGTCGAGGGCGACCTCCTCGCCCTGGTCATGGACCTCATCGACGGTCCCGACCTCCACAAGTACATCCGGCAGAACGGCCCCTTCACGCCCGTCGCCGCGAGCCTGCTGACCGCGCAGATCGCGGACGCGCTGGCCGCCAGCCACGCCGACGGGGTCGTGCACCGCGACCTCAAGCCCGCGAACGTGCTGCTCGACGAGAGCGACGGGCAGATGCGCCCGATGCTCACCGACTTCGGCATCGCCCGGCTCGCCGACTCCCCGGGCCTGACCCGCACCCACGAGTTCGTCGGAACCCCCGCGTACGTGGCGCCCGAGTCCGCCGAGGGCCGCCCGCAGACCTCCGCCGTCGACATCTACGGCGCCGGCATCCTGCTGTACGAGCTGGTCACCGGGCGCCCGCCGTTCGCCGGCGGCACCGCGCTGGAGGTGCTGCACCGGCACCTCAGCGAGGACCCGCAGCGCCCCTCCACCACGCCCGAGCCGCTGTGGACCGTCATAGAGCGCTGCCTGCGCAAGGAGCCCGGCGAGCGGCCCAGCGCCGTCAGCCTCGCCCGCGCGCTGCGGGTGGTCGCCGCCGGCATCGGGGTGCACTCCTCCGCCGCCGAGGTCGAGGCCGCCCTCGGGGTCGGCGCCCTGCTCGCGCCCGACCCGTCGCCCGCCCCGGTCCCGGAGACACCGGGCGCCGCCGACCCGACGCAGGTCCTCTCCTCGGGCGTCGGCGCAGGCGGGCCGATGGGCGCGTACGACCCGAACGCCATGACCAGCGTGATGCCGCCGGTGGGCGGCGACGACGCCACCTCCGTGCTGCCGCACGCCGCGAACGCGGGACCCGGCGCGGCCGATCCGACCGCCGTGATGCCGCCCGTGCAGCATCCCGACGCGCCGCACCCGTGGCAGTCCCAGCTCCAGGGCGTCCGGGACCGCAACGAGCAGACGCAGGTCCAGTACCTGGACCCCAGCGAGGACCCGCTGCGCCGCCGCCCGCAGCGCCGGCCCCAGCAGCCGCAGCAGCAGCCCCCGCAGCCGCAGTACCGGCAGCAGCCCCAGCAGCCGCCGCGCCCGCCGCAGCAGCAGCCGTACCAGCAGGGCCCGGCGCCGCAGCAGAGCGGGTACCCGTACCCGCCTCCGCAGCAGCAGTACCAGCAGCCGCAGCACCAGCCGCAGTACCAGCAGCCGCAGCCGCCGCCCCAGCAGTACCAGCAGCCCCCGCAGATGCAGCGGCCCCAGCAGCACCAGCCGCAGCCTTACTCGGCGCCTCCGCAGCACCAGCAGCCCCAGCGGCCGCAGCCGCCCGCCCCGCGGGCGCCCCGCGAGCCGCGCCCCCGCAGCGCCAACCCGATGCGGATCCCGGGTCTGGGCTGCCTCAAGGGCTGCCTGTTCCTGGTGCTGCTGTTCTTCGTGGGCGGCTGGCTGGTCTGGGAGCTGACCCCGCTCCAGGAATGGATCGGCACCGGCAAGAGCTGGTGGGACCAGATCGGCGCGTGGACCTCCGGCGTCGGCGACCTGATCGGCAAGATCAAGACCTAG